The following DNA comes from Octopus bimaculoides isolate UCB-OBI-ISO-001 chromosome 8, ASM119413v2, whole genome shotgun sequence.
atatgtctggccattgAGCTGGTCATTGTTTAAAGGActtagggaaatattaccttagtcaggaaacaggtaagagttgatgacaggaatagcatccagcagtaaaaaatctgtttcaacaaatgtCTAACCCATATCAGCTTGGAAAAcaaatgaatgttaaaacaacTACGATTTGAAGAACAAATTAGACTCTAGGAGTATgggaaaataaaatcattaactgATGTGGATAGAGATGGAGATTGTCTTGttagttaataattaaaattgcTAATGAACTAATTTCATTGGTTTGTTGTAGGTCTTGCACTCACCGTGATCGTCGGTTTCCTTACTGGACAGCAGATGCAACCTGGATGTCAACATGGCCAGTAAATCCACTAGCCGTTGGTCAATATGTGAATAACCAAACTCCAGGTAAATACTGTCAGctaaccttttatttatttatttattgtttcaatcattgaagtGCAGCCACACTGGAGTAAAGTATTAAGGTGTTTTTGTTAATAATATCACACACAGCTCCCCaccatttatttttaagttgATTATCTTACTGATCTCTATTTTAAGTTATGAAGAATTGAAATAGAACGCTGTTTTTCAAGAGGTGTCAATGTAAAGAAAAACATGGagactaacacatatatattcccattccttttttgtccacgttttttgatgtcctgtatacggatatgcatctatatatacatgtagatgtaggtatgtacatatatgtatgtatatatgcatatgctcatataccatttgtattatatatacacacacatacatatccatttaGCATCCATATTTTATCCTGGCATGAGTTTGAAGGCACTTCACAGGATCTGACAGATTTGAGGACTGTTGGGTTCCCATGTCTGCTCTGgtgtaatgtacacacacatccacacaagcttatttcagtttccatcttccaaatccactcacaagactttggtcggttcgaggctatagtagaagacatgtgcccaaggtgccatgcagtgggactgaacccagaaccatgtggttgggaagcaagcttcttatcgcaCTCAAAGCCAGGACCCTTTCAGTATCCCTCATGTTATTGATagtttttttggtttattttactattgcgtggtaagaagcttgcttcccaaccacatggttccaggttcagttccactgcatggtaccttgggcaagtgtcttctactatagcctcgggccaaccaaagccttgtgagtggatttggtagacgaaatcttaaagtccgtcgtatgtatatattttgtgtgtgcctgtgcttgtcccccaaccatcacttgacaaccgatggtggtgtgtttacatccccataacttagcagtcgatttgtttgataaaggcagtgctccagcatggctgctgtcaaataactgaaacaagtaaaagaattaaagaatattgatagaaaggcagcaagctggcagaatcattaacgcaccaaacaaaatgtttagcagcatttcttccggctttttaaaGTTCTGAATGCAAATTGCACTCAGATtgtctttgtgtttcatccttccaggggtcaataaaataaagtaccaggtgAGGCACTGCAATTGATATAATCAAAAAAATTACTGGtgttctgccaaaatttgaaatcattattgataGTTAATGTTCAATCTGCAttgctaaattcttcaataacactaatgttttacatacaaggagttgctgaaaagttcttgactttaaGAGTGTCACAAAAAGGtatggttggaggcccaaccttccgagttcttttacagggattagaaaaacttaaggaccgctgcaataagtgcgtgaaaCTGGgtagggaatatgttgaataaaatcataattgactgatcctcctgtattttcttttaccttaaaccaggaacttttcagcactccctcatatataCGGTGTCTTTGTGTACAAAAATAATTCTTCTCTTTTTATTCCAGAATTTCCAGCCAATGTAGCTTATCAAGAATTTGACATCTCATCAGATTTTCCAATACATCTCAGTAGATATCTTCCTTATGTAGAATACAGTGGAGGCCTTAATttatataattcagtcaacaggtatgtatagttttatttttctattcagtTGCTGAGAAACATCAACTTGTATatacaaggttggccaaaagtcacctgacagtaaattaAAACCCTTGCCACTGTCTGATgatcagtgctggtgtgtttatatccccataacttagtggttaggtaagggagaccaacagaataaataccaggctttaaggAAAAAAGTACAgtggtcgattcatttgactaaaatccttcaaggtggtgctccagcatggccacaagtaactgaaaccagtaaaagtgaTATATTACACATCTACACCAGTTGGTTGTCTCAGTAAACATTCAAATAGTTTGAAAattattaacatgtaaataaataaatagaacaaaaaaaagaaggcttttttattattttatgttttgaaaCAGAATTAAAAATTTGACTCTCATGGaggtttgttcatttattttaaaaatttgttcagAAAAACTGGTCTCCTTATTAAggatgtcttttatttattttttgtgcagGTTATTAAGAGGTGTGGCACTTGTTTCACTCCGCTCGATCCATGCAGGAGAAGAATTGTTTTCAACATACTTTACAGTTATAGAAGCCCCCCAACAGTAATTGTGTACCTTTGAACTGCTTGTTATCAAAAGGAAAACTAATTTAAGTAATTAAGATGGTGAAAGAGATCTTTAAAGAAGTTTTTTATCAGTAAAAGTTGTTTTgcctcttttttttaatttggtgaTCAAGTCTTAATAATTGATTTAACTGTAATAACTAGGAGGACatgatgtttttctttcttcccatgCAATCATTCAATAACTTTAATGCTTcagtattcaaactggccatatctggtccaaatatccTACTTCTTTTATGTTCAGACTaatcagatccagcctctctcacctaccctacaatgtctttcttaaaacaaacattcacatcattgaaatctcaaagctatgagataatccataattaattcaaaatgaatgtgaataaataagctttatatttgacagagtaatctgaatacaaaagggttaaatatttaatttaatcctCTTAATCAGAATGAAGCTAATGACGTTTCTTAATTGAGATCCAAGTACAACATAAATAATTTTTCATCAGTGATatgtcttttgaaatatttacaaacttCTTGCAGTTCTATTTGTTAAATTAACTACATAAGACATCTTGATCAAGAGATTAgtttaacaaatataaaacttTGTTTTACTACACATCaaaatataatgtttaaattgacaaatgttttgtatttttcctttccacCCAGTTAGCTTATGTATAAGTATCTGATCATTGTGAcccaaaattcaaataaatatatccatatccatataaaaaaaaaccccagtttGGTTAGTACTGTACCCAAAATATGCTAAATGTTACTGATTATGACTCCCagtgataaaacaaaaaaagtaaaggtgatattaattaaagaattatgaaaaaatgtaaataaaaccaaATTCTTATTTACAGTGATGTTTCAAATGGGAGTGTATACAAAAACAATGCACAATTTCTAGAGTGATTCCTCAGGCTGTGCAGAACATTTCTAGAATCTTGCTTCTTCAAAATGTCCATGCCTAAAGTTCTTCACCTTGAGCTTTGTTTTTGATGGCCTTCAGAACATTTTTCATACTTGTTAGTACTAAAACGGAAAAtgaacacattttaaaaatttacatgaaacacattttgaaatatattttacaattaattattaatgCAAGATATACTGAAGGTATAACTAGGTGAAGTTTTCATTACTCTCCTACACACTctcgttattttttaaaatcagccaacaaaagtatttgaaatagtagtcaaatctcccaTACTATATGATGCTATTTTTAAGAAAAGAATGGAATAGTCATATTTGGAATTCCTTTGACTTTCaaagactgacctggggctaaacagtaatAGCCGTTACAAATACATGTCACTTGTATCAATGAAGGGTAGCAGGTAACAAAATTGGATatctggagtaatgttacttgaTGCATAACTAAAGCTCAGAGATCAGGTAATCTCTCCAGATTGAACCACTACTTCTCATTGAGCAGTCACAGCTCCAGTGTTACAGACATGTAGTTAGAAAGCTGCAGGAAAGAATTaaaagacagattcttcaagccaagtgaACCAGCTGGAGACCTAGAGGTAGGCCACAAGTGAGAATGGctgaataatatccatagtctcagatGGTCATGTTTGGGAATCCAGAAAAAGTCCAATGATTGTTGCTTCTGACAGTAAGAGCCTTATGGAGGTGCCTTGAGACCATCCCAGAAATAGCAGGTAGCAAGgactaataaagaatttattaaattaaCCCTCTTGGGACACTCAGGATCAATTGATCAGCCCAAGTGATACAAGCTGCTAAGACTTTGAGGCTGATCTATCGGCCTGATGAGACAAACGTTTTGAAGTGTAATAGCCAATCAGAGATCGTCTTTcagtagatataatataaaactatataatacCTAAATTTTTACATACTAATAAAGTAGTTTTAAGCACtttatcctttgttttctacATGCACCTGTCAATTTCAATCTCAACAGGAAAAACATTTTGGTATTTTTGGCTACACATAGCAAAATGCTGTCTCAAAAAGGTTAAGTTCATGTTTAGAATATAATAGGAAATTTTAATGCAAGGTACTCATTCATATCTCTTAAAAACAAGTAGTTTGTATTATAGAGCCAAGTGCAGTCTCAGACAagttggtgtcaaaagggttaaatgcacATGACTATACAACATCAcctaattattaataatagttaCAATCATCATATATGGAACAGATCACTAAATTAGGGATTTCTTTCATTCAGTCTGTTTTATCATTCCCTTGTTACAGGTTCTTCAAAAACTGAAATGGCAAAGCAAATAAAAGTTATTTCTTGCCCTGCTCTACCTCAATTGTTTTGTTCTCTTTGAGTAAGGAAGATAACTCTTCTTGCTTCTTACATTTTCAGTTAAGCCTTTACTCCAGGTCTGTAGAATACCACGATCTAATCAAACATTTATTACAAGCTCAAAAGTCTAGCAACCTCAATTCACCACGCTTCATTCAGGCCTGAGATCATGAAACATGTTAATCTGAagtatttggaatataatttatATGGCTGGAAGATAAGTAATAAATCTTTCTAGAATATTGTATGTGATAGACTGGCATTATATCTATAAGGAGATATAAATCTACTTACTGCTATAGAGGAATGGTTTCCCATACATTATCATGAGATATACTTAGACACATCATCAGTGAGTTTTCTTGGGATCATTATGTGTTTCAAGTTTTTCAACATCAGACACCCTAATCCATGTAAGCTAGCTCCAGACAGCACTTCTAGTAGCAttgatcctttcagggttcataCCTTGTGGAGCACAGACCTTGAAGCAACCTCTACTACCTCCACAGTCAACTTGATAGCTTTCAACCTACCGGCCCCTTCGATGCCCTGCATGTTATAAACTCTGCAAAAGGATTTGCCTGCAAGCTCTTTGAATCCCACATGGATAGGATTACCCCTTGCTTGTCAACCATTGCTTTGGCATAGCTCCACTAGCTCAGCATATTTCTTCCTCTTATTATCATTAAAACGAtcttgcaaaaataataataatcctctccactataggcacaaggcctgaaatttgggggagggggagggtCAATTACCTCAACTCCAATGCTCCACTggtatcaatatttatttttatcaaacccaaaaggatgaagggcaaagtcaacctcggcagaatttgaactcagaacacgaagacagacaaaatgccgcaatgcattttgcccagcatgcttatgattctgccaactcaacacctttttaataataataataataataataataataataatattcactttAACAAGAGATTCAGATTTCAAAACTTTCAACctccatttaaaaaaagaaaaccagatgtaaaaaaaaaaaaaaatcaaaaatattcagaaaggaaacaaacaaaaagaaattactcTCACCTTGTGATATTGCtggataataatatttatagttaGGATTTCCTTCTTCATTAAAGAAATCAAGCATTACATCACCATTACtatctgaaaataattaaattgaaatcTTTAAATGATTTACTGAGAATAATAAGTCTAAGAAATGCAGtagtttttctatgctagcaagggttgggcAAATACACTTTGAGAATTTGTTTTGACAACAAGCAGTTTAATAAAAAAGGTTCATGAAATAAGAATTGGAGTCGGCTTGATCTGAAtccttcaaaatggtgccccaacatggctgcagtccaatgactaaagtaaagaaatgttggcactccgtcgcttacgacgtcgaaggttccagttgatccaatcaacggaacagcctgctcgtgaaattaacatgcaagtggctgagcactccacagacacgtgtacccttagcgtagttctcggggatattcagcgtgacacagtgtgacaaggctgaccctttgaattacaggcacaacagaaacaggaagtaagagtgagagaaagttgtggtgaaagagtacagcagggttcgccaccatcccctgccagagccttgtggaactttatggtgttttcgctcaataaacactcacaacacccagtgtgggaatcgaaaccgcgatcctatgaccgcgcgtccgctgccctaaccactgggccattgcgcctccaccaatgTAAAGAAATACTAAAAAAGTTTACCACATTACATTTTATACAAAAGCAACATAATTTTCATTTagcaataatattatatatctttGAACACCTTGTGGAATcaataattatttagaaatataagaaaacttAAAGATGGGATCTTACCAAGAAATAATATCCTTGGTATATATCCTCCATCTGGTGAATATTTGGAGTCTTGATCATCCTAGAATGGATTAACAAACATGAATTAGTTTCGACAGGGTTTTATGCAAGGatccattttaaccctttagcattcagataattctgtctaatgtaatgcttatttacccaCAGTGTTTTGAATCACACATACATTAGCTTTTTGtgctgagatttcaatgatgcgcttgtttatttttagtatggtattgtagggtaggtgtgagaggctgaatatggccagtttgaacataaaacaggtagaatatttgagccagatacagcaggtttaaatgcaaaagggttaaccctttagcatttagattactctgtcaaatgtaatgtaattcatattgttttcaattgatcatgcattatcttgtagctttgagattttgatgatgtgattgttaatttttagaatgaaattatagGGTAGATGgcagaagccagatctggccagtttgaacacaaaataggcagaatattttggccagatacggccagtttgaatgctaaagagttaaaggtaAGATCATTTATACCAATTACATGGATGTCAACACAAAGAGGTCCAAGCATTCGaccactaaaacacacacatgtacatacctataaatacatatatgacaggcttctttcatttactatctatcaaatccaatcacaaggccttggtcagcccagggctatatagtaaaagacacttgctcaagtttccacacagtggaactaaatctgaaaccatgtagtttagAAGCAAACTTCGTAGATACACAGCCACACTTGGCTTTAAAATGCTGTCTCACGTAAGTTCCcatcaggtatggctgtgtggtaagaagcttgcttcccaaccacatggttccagattcgtcccactgcatggtaccttgggcaagtgtcttcaactataactttaggccgaccaaagccttgagtggatttggtagacagaaactgaaagaagcccgttgtatgcatgtgtgtgtgtgtgtgtgcatgcctttgtgtctgtgtttgtccccccaccccaccaacacttgacaaccaatattggtgtgtttatgtccccgtaacctggcagttcagcaaaagagactgatagaataagtactaggcttacaaagaataagtcctggggtcaatttctttgactaaaactccttaaagcagtgctccagcatggctgcagtcaaatgactgaaacaagtaaaagaataaaagaaatccaacccataccagcatgaaaaaaggacattaaacaaatgaaaagatagagATGTGTCTCTTAACAACCCGAATCTTCTGAAAACCGAAACAAGTTCCATCATACAGCAACACCTTCCAGCAATAATggtcaaaacaaaatataagaaaaataataccAACGTACAGGAGAATTCACCATTATAAATTCTTTACTAAGTTCACCAATTTCTTCAGAGTCAgcaaattttggtttcaaagctaaaacaaaacaagaaaataatttttagcaataattaaattttgaaagcCAAGTTTTCAATGGAACTAGCAAATTTCAAAAATTCCTCATAACTGATGAAAAGCCAACCAAAAGAACACAACCAGTCGTCCTAATACTCAGATGAGCGCTTACTGAGAAGACATACAGTCAGAAGTGTTCcaatttcagttcaaattccacccagatcaactgcctttcatcctttcagggtcaatgaagtgagtaccagtcaagcactggagtcaatgtaatcaactggccccttcccccaaaatttcaggccttgtgcctacagcagaaaggattattaggatTATGAGTTGCAGAATTAAAAACCATTAAATGAAGAAACCATTTGACGAccaaaggtgtttttttttatatatatattggcctgTGACAAATTGCAAACTAATATTCACCAATTACCACCAAAAATTCATTCCCAAACAATTAGGCAAGTCTTGAAGTttaaaataagtttgttttctggcaaaacaaaaaaagcaagggGTGTAAACAGTCACAACCAAAAAATACAtgtaacaggagtggctgtgtggtaagtagcttgcttaccaaccacatggttccgggttcagtcccactgtgtggcaccttgggcaagtgtcttctactatagccttgggctgaccaaagccttgtaagtggatttggtagacggaaactgaaagaagcccgtcgtatatattatatatatatatatatatatatatatatatgtatatgtatgtatatatacatatatatgtatatgtatgtatgtgtgtttgtgtgtctgtgtttgtcccccccaccatcgcttgacaaccgatgctggtgtgtttacatccccttaacttagcggttcggcaaaaagagacccatagaataagtactaggcttacaaagaataattcctggggttgatttgctcgactaaaggcggtgctccagcatggccgcagtcaaatgactgaaacaagtaaaagagtaaaagaaaacaatcatcatcattcatcatttaacgtccattttccatgctggcatgggttggacagtttgacaggagctggcaagccagaagactgcaccaggcttcactgctttgccatggtttttacagctgtatgcccttcctaatagtAAAAACATAAACAGtaacatttcaaatttatttcaggaaTTAATGGAATTtatgataatgtttattttacctTTACAGGCTCCACACCATGATTTATGAAGGATAAACATCAAAGATTTATTcctgaaatttaaaaagaaaataaggataaTTAGCTGGCAGAAggtgaaaaaattaaatgaatcaaATCTtgatacatcatcattgtttaatatctgttttccatgctgtcatgagttggatggtttaacatgGAGCTAGTCAGaatccaac
Coding sequences within:
- the LOC106868638 gene encoding thioredoxin domain-containing protein 12 yields the protein MAAYTVILFIFSVQLTLCLCNENDLANGWGDHIAWHNLQDGLKKSKNQNKSLMFILHKSWCGACKALKPKFADSEEIGELSKEFIMVNSPDDQDSKYSPDGGYIPRILFLDSNGDVMLDFFNEEGNPNYKYYYPAISQVLTSMKNVLKAIKNKAQGEEL